The following proteins are co-located in the Hevea brasiliensis isolate MT/VB/25A 57/8 chromosome 11, ASM3005281v1, whole genome shotgun sequence genome:
- the LOC110633195 gene encoding uncharacterized protein LOC110633195 gives MVASTPVEIGTRGTIGSLVRKEIEYFTKIELDRRVSSGKPQEQMTDMDSSSTGHSMPCFWSLTLNWKRKKRRGNNSGFFPSIFSSVKVAETDPLNGIPGFSYRILKNDEKDNV, from the coding sequence ATGGTTGCATCCACTCCAGTTGAAATAGGTACCAGGGGCACTATAGGATCTCTGGTGAGGAAAGAAATTGAGTACTTCACCAAGATTGAGTTAGACAGACGCGTGAGCTCCGGGAAACCTCAGGAACAGATGACTGATATGGACTCCAGCAGTACTGGTCATTCAATGCCTTGTTTCTGGTCCTTGACACTGAACTGGAAAAGAAAGAAGCGAAGAGGCAACAACTCCGGATTCTTCCCAAGCATTTTCTCTTCTGTGAAAGTTGCAGAAACCGATCCACTTAATGGGATTCCTGGATTCAGTTATAGGATCCTCAAGAATGATGAGAAAGATAATGTTTAG
- the LOC110633205 gene encoding phospholipase A I isoform X3 — protein MAEIQILRLFGNPLEFLPEILPLHKLRHFSLANVRIVADENLRSVNVQIEMENSSYFGASRHKLSAFFSLLFRFSSCHHPLLASALAKIMQDQGNRAVVGKDENAVRQLISMISSDNQHVVEQACSALSTLAGDVSVAIQLMKCDIMQPIETVLKSVAHEEVISVLQVVATLGFTSDTVAQKILTKDLLKSLKLLCAHKNPEVQRLALLAVGNLAFCLENRRILVTSESLRDLLLRLTVTSEPRVNKAAARALAILGENENLRRAIRGRQVAKQGLRILSMDGGGMKGLATVQILKAIEKGTGKRIHELFDLICGTSTGGMLAVALGIKLMTLGQCEEIYKNLGKLVFAEPTPKDNEAASWREKLDQLYKSSSQSFRVVVHGSKHSADQFERLLKEMCVDEDGNLLIESAVKNVPKVFVVSTLVNVMPAQPFIFRNYQYPAGTPEVPFAISESSGVTVLGSPTTGAQVGYKRSAFIGSCKHHVWQAIRASSAAPYYLDDFSDDIYRWQDGAIVANNPTIFAIREAQLLWPDTKIDCLVSIGCGSVPTKVRKGGWRYLDTGQVLIESACSVDRVEEALSTLLPMLPEIQYFRFNPVDERCDMELDETDPAVWLKLEAAVEEYIQTNSEAFKNVCERLLMPYKHDDKLLEYLKNQQFPKAKILHTDENGPSLGWRRNVLLVEALHRPDSGRVMHHARALESFCGRNGIRLSLMLGTSGIGKTMPATAFPSPFTSPLITGSFPSSPLLYSPDFGPQKVGRIDMVPPLSLDGFQSGKNASSPPMSPSGRRQLSLPVRSLHEKLQSTPQVGIIHLALQNDSFGSILSWQNDVFVVAEPGDLADKFLQSVKFSLLSMMRGCRRKVTSFLANISTVADLVRYRPYFQVGNVVHRYIGRQTQVMEDDQEIGAYMFRRTVPSMHLTPDDVRWMVGAWRDRIIICTGTYGPTPTLIKALLDSGAKAVICPSAEPPEIPVTSAHVSGEFNVLENGRFEIGEEEAEDEEAEPVSPTSDWEDSDPEKNGEHSMGFWDDEEEELSRFVSQLYDKLFREGARVDVALQNALTSHRRMRYSCHLPSIQ, from the exons ATGGAGAACAGTTCTTATTTTGGTGCATCAAGACACAAGCTGAGTgccttcttctctcttttatttcGTTTTTCTTCTTGTCATCACCCGTTGCTGGCATCAGCACTGGCAAAGATAATGCAAGATCAAGGAAACCGTGCTGTGGTTGGCAAAGATGAGAATGCAGTGCGGCAACTAATTAGCATGATAAGTAGCGATAACCAGCATGTG GTTGAACAAGCATGCTCTGCCCTATCAACTCTTGCTGGAGACGTTTCTGTTGCAATACAGTTGATGAAATGTGACATAATGCAACCCATTGAAACAGTGCTGAAATCAGTTGCACATGAAGAAGTAATTTCTGTGTTACAAGTTGTGGCCACCTTGGGCTTTACATCTGATACTGTAGCTCAGAAGATTTTGACCAAGGATTTGTTGAAATCATTAAAATTGTTATGTGCGCATAAAAACCCAGAG GTGCAAAGGTTAGCTTTGTTGGCAGTTGGAAATTTGGCCTTCTGCTTGGAGAATCGCCGCATCTTGGTCACCTCTGAAAGTCTACGGGACCTTCTTTTGCGGTTGACTGTTACATCTGAACCACGTGTAAATAAAGCAGCTGCTCGCGCTTTGGCAATTCTTG GAGAAAATGAAAATTTGCGGCGTGCCATAAGAGGAAGACAAGTTGCAAAGCAAGGTCTGCGCATACTTTCAATGGATGGAGGTGGAATGAAAGGCCTGGCAACTGTGCAGATCCTTAAAGCAATTGAGAAGGGAACTGGAAAACGTATACATGAATTGTTTGACCTTATATGTGGCACATCAACGGGTGGAATGCTGGCTGTTGCTCTTGGTATCAAGCTGATGACCTTGGGTCAGTGTGAAGAAATATATAAAAATCTTG GAAAACTTGTCTTTGCTGAACCTACACCAAAGGACAATGAAGCTGCAAGTTGGCGAGAGAAGTTGGATCAGCTTTATAAAAGTTCATCACAAAGTTTTAGAGTTGTGGTACATGGATCTAAA CACAGTGCCGATCAGTTTGAGAGGTTGTTAAAGGAAATGTGCGTGGATGAGGATGGAAACCTGTTAATAGAATCAGCAGTAAAAAACGTACCCAAAGTTTTTGTTGTATCAACTTTGGTTAATGTTATGCCGGCTCAACCATTCATATTTCGAAATTATCAG TATCCTGCTGGAACGCCTGAAGTGCCTTTTGCAATTTCAGAAAGTTCAGGTGTCACGGTGTTAGGATCACCAACAACTGGAGCTCAGGTTGGCTATAAACGCAGTGCTTTTATTGGGAGCTGCAAGCATCATGTTTGGCAAGCTATAAGGGCATCATCTGCTGCTCCATATTATCTTGATGATTTTTCAGATG ATATATACCGCTGGCAAGATGGTGCTATCGTGGCAAATAATCCTACCATCTTTGCCATAAGGGAAGCTCAACTTCTGTGGCCTGACACAAAAATTGACTGCTTGGTTTCAATTGGCTGTGGTTCTGTGCCAACGAAg GTGAGGAAAGGTGGTTGGCGTTATCTGGACACTGGACAAGTGTTGATTGAGAGTGCATGTTCAGTGGACCGAGTGGAGGAAGCTTTGAGCACACTCCTACCCATGCTTCCTGAAATACAATATTTTCGTTTTAATCCAG TTGATGAACGTTGTGATATGGAGCTGGATGAGACTGATCCAGCAGTCTGGCTGAAGTTGGAAGCTGCAGTTGAGGAATATATCCAGACTAATTCAGAAGCCTTTAAGAATGTTTGTGAGAGACTACTTATGCCCTATAAGCATGATGATAAATTATTAGAGTATTTGAAAAATCAGCAATTCCCAAAGGCAAAGATATTACATACCG ATGAGAATGGTCCGTCATTGGGTTGGAGGCGTAATGTGCTACTTGTTGAAGCTTTGCATCGTCCAGATTCAGGAAGAGTTATGCATCATGCTCGAGCACTTGAATCTTTTTGTGGCCGTAATGGAATTAGATTATCTCTTATGCTCGGGACATCTGGAATTGGAAAGACAATGCCAGCAACAGCATTCCCATCACCATTTACTTCACCTCTGATTACTGGAAGCTTCCCCTCTAGTCCACTTCTATACAGTCCTGATTTTGGCCCCCAAAAGGTTGGGCGAATTGACATGGTTCCGCCTTTAAGCTTGGATGGATTTCAATCTGGAAAGAATGCTTCATCACCCCCAATGTCACCTTCAGGACGCAGACAGTTATCGTTACCTGTTCGGTCATTGCATGAAAAGTTACAGAGTACTCCACAAGTAGGAATTATACATTTGGCCCTTCAAAATGACTCCTTTGGTTCAATATTAAG TTGGCAGAATGATGTATTTGTTGTTGCCGAACCTGGAGATCTTGCAGATAAGTTTCTCCAAAGTGTCAAATTTAGCCTTTTATCTATGATGCGTGGCTGCCGTAGGAAGGTCACATCATTCCTTGCGAATATTTCAACAGTTGCTGATCTGGTTCGATATAGACCATACTTCCAAGTTGGAAATGTTGTCCATCGTTATATAGGACGACAGACACAG GTTATGGAGGATGACCAAGAAATTGGGGCATATATGTTTCGTAGAACAGTTCCTTCTATGCACTTAACTCCTGATGATGTTCGCTGGATG GTTGGAGCTTGGAGGGACAGGATAATAATATGCACAGGGACGTatggacctactccaactttaATCAAGGCCCTTCTGGATTCTGGTGCAAAAGCTGTTATATGCCCTTCTGCAGAACCCCCAGAAATTCCAGTTACATCAGCCCATGTGTCAGGGGAGTTCAATGTTCTGGAGAATGGGAGGTTTGAGATtggagaggaagaggcagaggatgAAGAGGCAGAGCCTGTCAGTCCAACAAGTGATTGGGAAGATAGTGACCCTGAAAAGAATGGGGAGCATTCGATGGGTTTTTGGGACGATGAAGAAGAGGAATTATCACGGTTTGTCAGTCAGTTGTATGATAAATTGTTTCGAGAAGGGGCAAGGGTAGATGTGGCTCTACAAAATGCTCTCACTTCGCATCGGAGGATGAGGTATTCTTGCCATCTTCCCAGTATACAGTAA